A single Bacillus sp. HMF5848 DNA region contains:
- a CDS encoding transporter, with translation MMAELNESIDIPVREETRSILETIHIETGERKTLATFDKLIEAPNWTRNNKLIYNSEGHIYSFDIVTGESTLIDSGFATSCNNDHVLSPDETHIAVSHHTVEDHQSRIYIVPLKGGNPTLITPMAPSYLHGWSPDGQTLAYCAERNGQYDIYTIPANGGVETQLTDFTGLDDGPEYSPDGKHIWYNSTKSGLMQIWRMNADGSDQKQMTFEESNNWFPHVSPDGENVVYIAYRKGDVEPGDHPPNKHVELRLMPSAGGDSRSLVKLFGGQGTINVNSWSPDSKQLAFVRYELI, from the coding sequence ATGATGGCCGAATTAAACGAATCAATTGATATTCCAGTTCGAGAAGAAACTAGAAGTATTCTTGAAACAATACATATAGAAACAGGCGAGAGAAAAACTTTAGCAACCTTTGATAAGCTTATTGAAGCGCCAAATTGGACCCGTAACAATAAGCTTATATATAACAGTGAGGGACATATTTACTCGTTTGACATTGTTACTGGGGAAAGTACTTTAATCGATTCAGGTTTTGCTACTTCTTGTAATAATGATCATGTTTTGTCTCCTGACGAAACTCATATTGCAGTAAGTCATCATACGGTAGAAGATCATCAATCTCGAATCTATATAGTCCCATTAAAGGGCGGTAATCCGACTCTCATTACACCGATGGCACCATCTTATTTACACGGATGGTCACCTGATGGACAAACTCTTGCTTACTGCGCTGAACGTAACGGACAGTATGATATTTATACAATTCCAGCAAACGGAGGAGTTGAGACGCAGCTAACTGATTTCACAGGCCTAGATGATGGACCTGAATACTCCCCGGATGGTAAACACATATGGTATAACTCAACAAAATCAGGACTAATGCAAATATGGAGAATGAATGCAGACGGAAGCGATCAGAAGCAGATGACATTTGAAGAAAGCAATAACTGGTTTCCTCATGTGTCACCTGATGGTGAAAATGTAGTATATATTGCTTATCGCAAAGGAGATGTTGAACCTGGTGATCATCCCCCGAATAAGCACGTTGAGTTAAGATTAATGCCAAGTGCTGGTGGGGACTCTCGTTCACTAGTAAAGTTGTTTGGAGGACAAGGCACTATAAATGTTAATTCTTGGTCGCCAGACAGTAAACAGCTCGCTTTTGTACGCTATGAACTAATCTGA